The following proteins come from a genomic window of Salvia hispanica cultivar TCC Black 2014 chromosome 4, UniMelb_Shisp_WGS_1.0, whole genome shotgun sequence:
- the LOC125222313 gene encoding exportin-2-like: MAMEWNAETLHFLSQCFINTLSPLPEPRRHAEAALAEAADRPNYGLAVLRLVAEPAVDEQIRQSAAVNFKNHLKARWAQNPDDPDRVVVPDTEKEQIKGLIVRLMVTATPKIQAQLSEALTVIGNHDFPKQWRALLPELVVTLDELSQANDYVSVNGILATVDSLLKKFRYEYTTNDLLLDLKYCLDNFSRPLLQVFQRTARYLDQAVASGSASAIVLKGYIESQTLCCWIFHSFNYVDLPEFFEDHMDEWMVEFNKYLTVKYSALEDSGSDGLAVVDDLRAVVCENISLYMKRDEEPFQRYLSGFVEAVWGLLVAASNSSSRESLTVTAIKFLTTVSTSVHHTLFARDDILQQICQNVVIPNVMLRDEDEELFEMNYIEFIRRDMEGSDLETRRRIACELLKGIALNYKERVAEKVSAQIQGLLASFSQNPAANWKHKDCAIYLVVSLATKKASGTSVSTDLVDVESFFGSVVVPELRNQDVDGFPMLKAGALKFFTMFRNQIPKAVAVSLLPDVVRFLVSESNVVHSYAASCIEKLLLVKDEGGRARYSAEDISPFLLALMTNLFGALQKAESEENHYVMRCIVRVLGVANISHEVALPCTNGLATVLSKVCENPKNPDFNHHLFDSVALLIRRACEQDPSIISAFETSLLPILQVILSRDITEFFPYAFQLLAQLVEFNRSPLPGNYMDIFAILLLQDSWKKSANVPSLVRLLQAFLRKAPHELNQQGCLSNILGIFKNLVSSRSTAEQGFYVLNTVIENLGYDVVSAHISHIWFTLFQLLQNNKTTKIVKSLIIFMSLFLVKHGPEKLVGSMNAVQPDVFFQILEKVWIPDLKAITGSMELKLASVASIRILCESLPPSHSELWGKMLDSIVTLLSRPEEDRVEEEPEEPIFSETIGSNAARFQLRNAGRKDEDPLPDIKDPKQFLVASLANLSSHSPGALPRIIAGNLDPANQAALLQLCNTYTVTIV; the protein is encoded by the coding sequence ATGGCAATGGAGTGGAACGCCGAAACCCTACACTTCCTGTCCCAGTGTTTCATCAACACTCTGTCGCCTCTCCCCGAGCCCCGTCGCCACGCGGAGGCGGCCTTGGCGGAGGCCGCCGATCGGCCAAACTATGGCCTCGCGGTTCTCCGCCTGGTCGCCGAGCCTGCTGTCGATGAGCAGATCCGCCAATCTGCCGCTGTTAACTTTAAGAACCACCTCAAAGCTCGCTGGGCGCAGAATCCCGACGACCCTGACCGGGTGGTTGTGCCTGACACGGAGAAGGAACAAATTAAAGGTTTGATAGTTAGGCTCATGGTTACTGCGACGCCTAAAATTCAAGCTCAGCTTAGTGAAGCTTTGACTGTCATCGGGAACCACGATTTCCCTAAGCAATGGCGGGCTTTGTTGCCTGAATTGGTTGTGACATTGGATGAATTGAGTCAGGCAAATGATTATGTTTCAGTCAATGGAATTTTAGCTACGGTTGATTCCTTGCTCAAGAAGTTTCGATACGAGTATACGACAAATGATCTCTTACTCGATCTCAAGTATTGTCTTGATAACTTTTCTCGCCCATTGTTACAAGTGTTCCAGCGGACTGCACGGTATCTAGACCAGGCTGTGGCTTCTGGATCTGCAAGTGCTATTGTTCTAAAGGGTTATATAGAGTCGCAGACCTTATGTTGTTGgatttttcattctttcaaTTATGTGGATTTGCCGGAGTTTTTTGAGGATCATATGGATGAATGGATGGTTGAGTTCAATAAATACTTGACGGTGAAATATTCTGCTTTGGAAGATAGTGGAAGTGACGGGCTTGCAGTAGTTGATGACTTGAGGGCTGTGGTTTGTGAGAATATTAGCCTGTACATGAAGAGAGACGAGGAGCCATTTCAAAGGTATTTGAGTGGGTTTGTGGAGGCTGTGTGGGGACTCTTAGTGGCTGCCTCTAATTCGTCTAGTCGGGAGAGTCTCACTGTGACTGCTATTAAGTTTTTGACGACAGTTAGTACAAGTGTTCATCATACTTTGTTCGCAAGGGATGATATTCTGCAGCAGATATGTCAGAATGTAGTGATTCCTAATGTGATGCTAAGGGATGAGGACGAGGAGCTTTTTGAGATGAATTACATTGAGTTCATTAGAAGAGATATGGAAGGCAGTGATTTAGAAACCAGGAGGAGGATTGCTTGTGAACTCCTTAAGGGAATTGCTTTGAACTATAAGGAGAGGGTGGCTGAAAAGGTTTCTGCTCAGATACAGGGTCTTCTAGCCTCATTTTCTCAGAATCCGGCAGCTAATTGGAAGCACAAAGATTGTGCTATCTACTTGGTTGTTTCTCTTGCCACAAAGAAAGCTAGTGGCACCTCGGTTTCCACTGACCTGGTGGATGTTGAGAGCTTCTTTGGGTCTGTTGTTGTGCCAGAGCTGCGAAATCAAGATGTTGATGGATTTCCTATGTTGAAAGCTGGTGCTTTGAAATTCTTCACAATGTTCAGGAACCAGATCCCAAAAGCTGTTGCAGTCTCACTGCTTCCTGATGTTGTCCGCTTCCTGGTTTCTGAGTCAAACGTGGTTCATTCATATGCTGCTAGCTGCATTGAGAAACTCCTTCTAGTTAAAGATGAAGGTGGGAGGGCTAGATATTCAGCTGAAGATATTAGCCCATTTCTGCTGGCATTAATGACCAATCTTTTTGGTGCCTTACAAAAGGCAGAATCGGAGGAGAACCATTATGTGATGAGGTGCATTGTGAGGGTTCTTGGAGTTGCTAATATTTCACATGAGGTTGCATTACCTTGCACCAATGGTCTGGCTACTGTTCTATCTAAAGTTTGCGAAAATCCCAAAAACCCAGACTTTAATCATCATCTGTTTGATTCCGTTGCTCTTTTAATCAGGAGGGCTTGTGAGCAAGACCCATCTATTATTTCAGCTTTTGAAACAAGCTTATTGCCCATCCTACAGGTGATCTTATCGAGAGATATAACTGAGTTCTTCCCTTATGCATTCCAGCTGCTAGCTCAGCTTGTGGAATTCAATCGATCTCCTTTACCAGGGAATTATATGGATATTTTTGCAATACTCCTTCTTCAAGATTCATGGAAAAAGTCTGCTAATGTACCTTCTCTTGTTCGCTTGCTCCAGGCTTTCCTTAGGAAGGCTCCACATGAGTTAAATCAGCAGGGGTGTTTATCAAATATTCTtggaatatttaaaaatttagtttCATCTCGGAGTACTGCTGAACAAGGATTTTATGTGCTCAATACTGTGATTGAAAATCTTGGTTATGATGTTGTCTCTGCCCACATTAGCCATATATGGTTTACCCTGTTTCAGCTGCTTCAGAATAACAAAACAACGAAGATCGTTAAGTctcttattatatttatgtcaCTTTTTCTGGTGAAGCATGGTCCTGAGAAACTTGTTGGCTCGATGAATGCTGTGCAGCCCGATGttttcttccaaattttgGAGAAAGTTTGGATACCTGACCTTAAGGCAATCACGGGTTCAATGGAGCTGAAGTTAGCTTCAGTAGCGTCAATTAGGATCTTATGTGAGTCTCTGCCACCATCACATTCAGAACTTTGGGGAAAAATGCTTGACAGCATTGTTACACTCCTTTCACGTCCAGAGGAGGACAGAGTGGAAGAGGAGCCTGAGGAACCAATTTTTAGTGAAACTATTGGTTCTAATGCTGCACGGTTCCAGTTGCGCAATGCTGGCAGGAAAGATGAGGACCCTCTGCCAGACATCAAAGATCCAAAGCAATTTTTGGTTGCATCTTTAGCAAATCTTTCTTCTCACTCCCCTGGAGCATTGCCTCGGATTATTGCAGGAAATCTTGATCCAGCTAATCAAGCTGCTTTACTTCAACTTTGCAACACCTACACCGTCACCATAGTTTGA